One part of the Rutidosis leptorrhynchoides isolate AG116_Rl617_1_P2 chromosome 1, CSIRO_AGI_Rlap_v1, whole genome shotgun sequence genome encodes these proteins:
- the LOC139903183 gene encoding uncharacterized protein, with the protein MEKSQYSFWAGLFQIHCRAYEVLHHIIPEPTKSSSASSETIDQPSPTSKATWECLDAIVLQWIYGTISHVLLHASAYCQDLKILADQLANVGQTIGDDKLVLQLVTGLNYSYDGLQSIITHRETLPSFYKARSMLILEGTRKKRQATIPNSDSTLVAATTTHQLNQSNPTSNSYNNRPPTNQGYSIYRGHGGRNSGGRGRGRRGRGRSPYIFNGWNHNNNSRPWTSVTT; encoded by the exons ATGGAGAAAAGCCAATACTCATTCTGGGCAGGTCTCTTCCAAATCCATTGTCGGGCTTATGAAGTTCTTCATCATATTATCCCTGAACCTACAAAGTCCTCCTCAGCATCTTCTGAAACTATTGATCAGCCTTCTCCCACTTCCAAAGCTACTTGGGAATGTCTCGATGCCATTGTGTTACAATGGATTTATGGAACAATATCTCATGTTCTTCTAC ATGCATCAGCTTACTGCCAGGATTTGAAGATATTAGCCGACCAATTAGCGAATGTTGGACAAACAATTGGGGATGACAAACTTGTTTTACAACTTGTAACAGGTCTCAATTATTCGTATGATGGTCTACAATCAATCATTACTCATCGTGAGACTCTACCTTCCTTCTACAAAGCTAGGTCGATGTTAATTTTGGAAGGAACAAGAAAAAAGAGGCAAGCTACCATACCTAATTCTGATTCGACACTTGTTGCAGCAACTACAACGCATCAGTTGAATCAATCGAATCCCACCAGCAACTCATATAACAATCGACCACCCACCAATCAAGGGTATTCTATTTATCGGGGTCATGGTGGTAGAAATTCTGGTGGCAGGGGTCGAGGCAGAAGAGGACGTGGCCGGTCACCGTACATCTTCAATGGCTGGAATCACAATAACAACTCTAGACCTTGGACTTCTGTGACAAcctag